In Streptomyces chartreusis NRRL 3882, the following are encoded in one genomic region:
- a CDS encoding LysE family translocator has protein sequence MVDMSLYAAFLVAAFALCITPGPDMMFIVAMGGRGGPTAGVMAAFGVACAMLVHAVAAALGLSALFTALPTLYHVLRWAGAAYLLYLAVKAFRDRSVPGEEGTGAVGPGMRRAFWQGAITNLLNPKVILFNVAFLPQFVDPSLGHVQGQLLLLGVTLVVMGFLWDGSVGLLAGRLASLLRRSARVNRWLNIVSGTVFTGLAVRLVATSPK, from the coding sequence ATGGTGGACATGTCTCTCTACGCTGCGTTCCTCGTCGCCGCCTTCGCGCTCTGCATCACCCCCGGCCCGGACATGATGTTCATCGTGGCGATGGGCGGACGGGGCGGCCCCACCGCCGGGGTGATGGCGGCGTTCGGGGTGGCGTGCGCGATGCTCGTGCACGCGGTCGCGGCGGCGCTCGGCCTGTCGGCCCTGTTCACGGCGCTGCCGACGCTGTACCACGTGCTGCGCTGGGCGGGCGCGGCCTATCTGCTCTACCTGGCGGTGAAGGCGTTCCGCGACCGTTCGGTGCCGGGCGAGGAGGGGACCGGCGCCGTGGGTCCGGGGATGCGGCGGGCGTTCTGGCAGGGCGCGATCACCAACCTGCTCAACCCCAAGGTGATCCTCTTCAACGTGGCGTTCCTGCCGCAGTTCGTGGACCCGTCGCTGGGCCACGTCCAGGGCCAGTTGCTGCTGCTCGGCGTCACGCTCGTGGTGATGGGCTTCCTGTGGGACGGCAGCGTCGGCCTGCTCGCGGGGCGGCTGGCGTCTCTCCTCAGGCGCAGTGCGCGGGTGAACCGTTGGCTGAACATCGTCTCCGGGACGGTGTTCACGGGGCTGGCGGTGCGGCTGGTGGCGACCTCTCCGAAGTAG